A stretch of DNA from Fibrobacter sp. UWB11:
TGAAACAGAAGCCGACCAAAACGAAGTAGTAGTTTTTACTTCGCGTAACCCACTGGGTTGTTCAACAGCGGAGTTTCCGTATCGGACAACTTCAACAACTTCTTGATAGCAGGGGTATCCATAGTCATTCGCGGACGCGTGACAAAACCTGCACCTGCGCAGAACAAGTTCACGTTCTCGCTTACGATACCGACATCAATCGCCATCGCGAGTTTTGCATGCGCATCACTAGTTCCGAACTTTTTTTCGTCGGCCACAAACAAAAGGCTCACAGGCGCGGACTTAGCCCAATCTTGACGGTCGGCAATCAGCCCACGATGGTCACCCTTCGCCACCTGCTTCAAAGAATTTTCTTTGTTCAAATATTCCGAAACGCCCTTAGCCGTAAACACGAACACGCGAACTTCCTGGAAATTACGTGCTGTGGGTGACGTAATTTTGCCTTCGGCGGGGCGGTTCACCCCGATAGCCGCAAAGAGCAAGTTCGACAAGTCCTGGTCACTCAGCATTTTGTCGCTGAACTCATTGCCCGAACTGCGGCTCCAAAGAGCCTCCATCACATTCTTGCCGAGCGACTTGGCCGGTGCCGGAAGTTTCTGAACCTGAGCCATGGAAAGAGCGCAGCAAAGAAGCGTCGTCAAAAGCATGGAAACAATTTGTCTTTTCATAAATTTCTCCTTGGTGAAATGGCTTTGATAATACCAAATCAAATATACCCTTTTTATGAACAACAAAAATAGGATAAACTAAGAGTTCTTAATCAACTCTGCAAGTTCATCCTGTGCGGCGGGGTTGTTTGCATAATTCCGCATAACCGATTTCATGTCGAGAAGGATGCAGTGGATTTTGTGGTAAGGCTTTGAACGGTCTTTCCAATCGCCGTAAATGTAGCCCGCACGTTTCATTGCATAAACGTCATTGCGAGGGAGCT
This window harbors:
- a CDS encoding nitroreductase family protein, yielding MKRQIVSMLLTTLLCCALSMAQVQKLPAPAKSLGKNVMEALWSRSSGNEFSDKMLSDQDLSNLLFAAIGVNRPAEGKITSPTARNFQEVRVFVFTAKGVSEYLNKENSLKQVAKGDHRGLIADRQDWAKSAPVSLLFVADEKKFGTSDAHAKLAMAIDVGIVSENVNLFCAGAGFVTRPRMTMDTPAIKKLLKLSDTETPLLNNPVGYAK